The region CCCTAGAACCTTGACAcaatctgctgcactggcagccCTCAGCTGGGGGAACTGCCCTTAGGCTGTGGATACCGTTATGCCCACCCACATGAGAGCTGGGAGATGCCTAAGAATTTACATCTCTCTAAGGGCAgtcatttcctaaaggaaatcaaccttgaatattcatgggagggctgacgctgaagctccaatactttggccacctgatgcaaagagctgactcaatggaaaagacactgatgctgggaaagattgagggcatgaggagaaggggctggcagaggatgagatagatggttggatggtgtcagcaactcaatggacatgagtttgagaaaactctgggaaatagtgaaggagagggaagcctggcgtgcttcccTGTGGGGgtgaaagagttagacacaatttagcaactgaacaacagaggcAATCATTAGTCAATGTCTGATGGGTGAGAAGATTTGAATGGtgcaaagatgccctggagacagCACAGATCACACATGTTCCTATACAGAGAGCAGTATGtgtgatcttccctggtggctaagacagtaaagaatctgcctgccatgaaggagacctgggttcaatccttgggtcagaaagatcccctggggaaggaaatggcaacccactacagtattcttgcttggagaattccatggacaaaggcgcctggtgggctacagtccatgggcttgccaagagtcagacaggactgaacaacaaatactttcactttcacatgtgtgATTCATGCTGTCTCCAGAGCATCTCTGCAGGATTGGGGCAAAGTTCTCACTCTTGGGACTTGGCTTAATATCGCACTCTACCCAGATCTCTTCCCTTCCTAGTCCTGCTGCCCTTCTAGCATTTTCTGGGAATACTTTCCAGCATTATCTAGGACTATTTCCTGATAAGCATGTTTACATATATCCTTGACTCAGTGTGCTTTTGGAGACCCCCAGTCTAAGACAAAAATCAGTCTATTTTAAGTGTCCACTGAAGTTACCTTCACCAGAGGACTCAGGCTTTGTGGACAGGCTATATGTGTAGCAGTATAGGTGTTACTCAGAGCTTAGGTGATGAGTCCCAAGCTTGCCAGTAGTTTCCATATGGCCTTGGGAAATTCGTCCAACTCCAggcctttgttttctcatctgtaagatgggactGACAATAGAAGCACTTAATAGAGCTATTtcaaagagtaaataaaataatgtacttAAAGTGCATCTAGCGCATGTTAGGCACtcaataatgatttaaaaataaataaagaatctttacacgccagtcaggatggctgctatccaaaagtctacaagcaataaatgctggcgagggtgtggagaaaagggaaccctcttacactgttggtgggaatgcaaactagtacagccactgtggaaaacagtgtgaagattccttaaaaaactggaaatagaactaccatatgacccagcaataccacttctgggcatacacactgaggaatccagatctgaaagggacacgtgcaccccaatgttcatcgcagcactgtttataatagccaggacatggaagcaacctagatgcccatcagcagatgaatggataaggaagctgtggtacatatacaccatggaatattactcagccgttaaaaagaattcatttgaatcagttctaatgagatggatgaaactggagcccattatacagagtgaagtaagccagaaagataaagaacattacagtatactaacacatatatacggaatttagaaagatggtaacgatggccctatttgcagggcagaagaagagacgcagaagtacagaacagacttttgaactctgtgggagaaggtgagggtgggatgtttcaaaagaacagcatgtatattatctgtggtgaaacagaccaccagcccaggtgggatgcatgagtcaagtgctcgggcctggtgggctgagaagacccagaggaatcgggtggagagggaggtgggatgggggaccgggatggggaatacgtgtaactctatggctgattcatatcaatgtatgacaaaacccactgaaaaataaaaaagagaaaaaaaaaaataaataaagaatcttTATGTAAGTATCATGACTATTTATCTCTATGTATGCTGTGGCATGTCTGACAAAAGAAGGAGTTTCTTTTACATGAAAATTAATGATATGAAGTTTTCCTTGGGATAAAAGCCACTCTTTACAGAACATTATTTTATTATGTGTAACTCATGTGAAATAAACAAAGTCAATACATCATTGATTTTAATCGGACTTTGCACAGTATGATTAATATGCCATTATTTCATAAAAGCATTCTACATGCTGAGAGGTAGTAGCTGGTGTATTAGAGTGTCATTTGGCATAAAGTTTTCAGCATATGCTATTTTCACTATATGTCCCTATGAATACATTATCATCTGGtataaaataaatcagataatGAATCAAAAAATGAAACTATATCTCCCTAACAACCATATCACatattttagcactgaataatatatcattttaatgtctTAAATAACATCACTATTATAGGAGTGGTGCAATGACCATATCTTTTATTGGTCTAGTTTTACTTTAAGAATCTTGTCTTATTGCTTAGAGTAACTCAACTGTTCTATCTTCCATCTACACAGAACACCATTCTGAGGCCTATTTTTTCTTGGACCTAATACCATGGAATTAATTTACtgtgaatctattttttttttaatctattttataataatgtcTGGGCTCTATAAAATTCCCCTGGTTGGGGTTAAAGCAAAGTTAGCTAATAATGAATTCTATTTATTACAAACTGAACATTCCTTGGTAGTTTCCAATTTCATTTCATACTAAAATCCCCTTGTTGTAGTTGCTGTCATTCTCTCTGTGTtttctcttaattattttgaCTAGAGTAAATTCTCAATTATTCAGGGACCATGTATTTAATCTGTGGATTTTCCAAATCctctctttttaattcttttactgTACATACCTGACCAtttaaatatttcctatttttataatACATCAGGTGATAAATTAATGGTAGAATGAGTTCACATTAAAATAAGGAGCTtgttatttttaaggaaatttctGGTGGAGGTCTGGCTTCAATAAATGCATacagtgaaaatttttttttttttttaaccatttgaggTTCTTAGTTCtttctctagcatcacagttaatctaagatatttaaaataaaaattctacccTTTGTTCTTAAATATAATAGTTTTACCAGCAGCAAAGctccaagtgtttttttttaaaaggtctaaTATCAGCCCACCCTATACCACCCATTACAAAGATGCACATCACTTGAGATAATAGAGGTTGGAAGATTTTGTTCATAAATTTGAGAAGAGTCTTTGAATAAGTTTAGAATCTAAGCTGAAAAGAGCGATTAGGGGCAAGTATCAAAACAAGCAATAATTTGTAATTGATCAAAATAATCTTGGTTATGTTCTGAGCCCATGACTGCAGATATGCTTCAGGATACTGTAATGCAGGCAAAGTATATGCGTGAGGAGTCTAACTTTTACTTATGCACTTTTTTCACTAACTTTCAGGTCTCTTTGACCCCAGGATGATTTGTATGTTGACCTTTGGCTCTGGAAAAACACCTATTGTTCTCAAATCCCACTATCTAATCACCTCCTGAATACTTAGTTATTTTCCCTCCACTCTAAACAGGCCAGAATTTTCTATTTCCCCTTCTAGTTGATCTTTCCTGGtgaccaaaataataaaatagattcaTGCTAAAGGGTGGTTATATCCACTTGTAAGGCCCCCACTTCATtccatttttctttaagaaaaactgtatacagagtgaagtaagccagaaagataaagaacattacagcatactaacacatatatatggaatttagaaagatggtaacgataactctatatgcaaaacagaaaaagagacacagaagtacagaacagacttctgaactctgtgggagaaggtgagggtgggatgtttggaaagaacagcatgtatattatctatggtgaaacagatcaccagcccaggtgggatacatgagtcaagtgctcaggcctggtgcactgggaagacccagaggaatcgggtggagagggaggtgggaggggggatcgggatggggaataagtgtaactctatggctgattcatatcaatgtatgacaaaacccactggaaaaaaataaaataaaataaaaaagtaaaaaaaaaaaaaaaaaaaaagaaaaaaaaaagaaaaactgtattgGAAATATCTGTAAATCCAATGGAATTTTGAAGTACTTTATAATTTCTGGAAACTGAACAAAGGATCAAATGTTATGCTACAGTACATGTTTCTATAACATAATGAACTTGAATGAGGTTGGTAGGTAGATCAGTGTCAAAATATAACGTGGAAATTGATTCATTTGTGATCACTCCCATCATTAATATTTACCACCACTGGGTAGCAACCACCTAACTCAAAGTACACAGATGCAACTACATGCAGCCAGTCAGAGAGGAATGTATCACACCAAATATTATTGCTTTTGGCTCTGTTCAGTCACATGCTCTATGTCCTAGAAATGTTTATTAAGCCTTCTCCCTATCTCTGTGcatttctctttgtctctgtaACTTCCTCATGCTCTTTCATCAAGCTATCTTATTTACTGCAATGTTCATTCATTATGGTTAACACCTTTCtaaattgctaatatttttaatagaattagTGTTAGTGCTCTTGGTTACAAAATTACATATATTATGATGGTCTACCCAACCTAATTTTTCCTTCAGTTTGTTGTTTTTAGTGCATAATATTTCAGAatgtgaagtttttgttttttaaaaaaaatacatatctcaGGTGACTGCAGGAATGcctataaagcattttaaaacttgGGGGGAGAATTTCTTTCCATCCCActctcctttctgttctttccttgCAGGGGATAGCCTATAGAAAGAGGAGTAAttctgccctcctcccccaccccagttttTCGTATTTTAAATCTCTGTTATAAGTGATTGTTTTTAGAGCTAAAAAGCTATCCAACTGAAATCTCATGTCTTTCCCCAAAGTTATTATCAATATGATGAATTTAATTATCAAATCTCTCCAAGGAGCACAGTTCCAATGTCACTGTTGAtgtcttaatttttgtttaaattctgTTTAGTTAGGTTCAGATTCTTTGTTTTGAATCTTCTCCTACAAGCATGCATGATATTTGAGAAATAGTCTCATTATGTCACCTTCTTCCTTATCATCACTTTAAACTATTTTGAATCACTTTTGGAAGGAGTTTGGCAATCTacaaggcttccctagtggctcagatggtaacaaatctgtctgcagtgcaggagacctgggttcaattcctgggttgggaagatcccctggaaaaagcaatggctactcctgtattctttcctggagaattctacagaggagcctgatgggctacagtctgtggcatTGCAAGGAATCAGaaactactgagtgactaacacaacaatcTACaatgccccttggaagaaaagccatgacaaacctacacagcatattataaagcagaaacattactttgctgacaaaggtccatcttgacaaagctatggtttttccagtagtcatgtatggatgtgagagttggactataaagaaagctgagcgctgaagaactgatgcttttgaactgtggtattggagaagactcttgatagagtcccttggactgtagggagatcaaaccagtcaatcctaaaggaaatcagtcctgaatattgtttggaaggactgatgctgaagctgaaattccaatattctggccacctgatgtgaactgactcactggaaaacaccccgatcctgggaaagattgagggcatgaggagaaggggatgacagaggatgagatggttggatgatatcaccaactcgatggacaggagtttgaacaagcttggggagttagtgatggacagggaagcctagcgtgctgcaatccatgacattgcaaagagtcagacatgacagagtgactgaactgaactgagggcctgTTCTAAGTTTACAGAGAGCTGCAGAATATTCAAAGTGTCATTTAGATTGTCTACATGTCTGTTTGTCACACattcagaaatcttgattctacaAAATGTAAAATGCTGTAGATTGGCTACAAAGATGAGATCCAGTCAGCTATACATCCATGTGAACAATTTTGGACACAATTCATAGAAAATAAAGGGGACATATCTCAGAGTCCTCTAGACTTATCTCCATTCTCCCACCCTCAGAATTTCTGCAGGTATTCCAAAatgtaggaaaatattttcatgccaaaatgtattaaaggaggaaaaaagatacataaattCCAACAAAACATTTATTATGAGAGGAATAAATCAAGGGAAAAAACTGGGTtatgaaaatgaagctagatacaaagttaaaaaaaaaatcaccacacaaagttaaaaaaaaaaaatcacaagtgaGCTATACATTTGGCTCAGCTTTCCAGTAGCCAGTGTAACTATATATACCCAATATATTGCACCAATTAACTGAAACAAATCAGTTATATAGAGGACACAGATTTATTTTTGGAATTAACACCATATAGCAAATAATCTATGTGATGATAAGTATTTTTGCACTTGGGAAAAATTTTAAGGATGAAATTGGTAAGAGAGCTGGCCTCATCCTTCAGCAGGGGCAAGATTTAGTTGGAATGAAATGTTTCTAAGCTAAAGAATGAATGGAAAGTATTGATGAAGGCAACTTCTATTCCCTGCTGCACCCCAGGTTTTTAAATAAGATCTGCTTGTCACAGAACTTCAATGTTAGATAGTTGGTGTTTATTAAATGAGTGACCTGGTCAGAGGTCTCTCTGCTCTCCAGCACCAAGTACCAAGTAGAATGGTAGAGCTTGTCTATCTCTGCTACTGTGTTGAGGATTCAACTTCCTGGGGGAACCACATTTGATTAGCTCTGTTACGGAATGGGAAGCAGCTTCCCAAgcggcttagcggtaaagaatccacctgccattgcaggagacacgtgttcgatctctgggtggggaagatcccctggaggaggaaacagcaacctgctccagtattcttgcttggagaatctcatgagcagaggagcctggcaggctacagtccatgaggttgcagagtcagacaggactgagaacaCATGGACACACATAGGGAAATGGCATCAGGGAATCCTTTGTTGAGTGTCCAGGATCTATCAAGCTGAAGATCCTATATAGTGAAGGTGGCTCTTTGAGGCCCATGAGATAAGAGCTCCAGTGGGACTTCCTTAAACTTGGGATTGTTTGGGGGTTAGGAATTGAAAAACTTGTGTTCAGTTGTCAAGAATTAGCTGTGTAGTCTTAGGCTATATTCTTCAAAATGTATTAACTTTTTTCCTAGTATGTAAGGTGAAGATAATTACCTGCCCACCGTAACTCCTATACCATCCTAGTCTTTGGCCCATTATTTTTTACTTACTGGTTTATTCTGTGAACACATTATACCTACTTAGAAATAGAAACGATGATTTACTGGCTTCTATCTTAAGTGCTTATCACAATGACTAATATACTGAATACTCAATACATGTCCATTGGTCCAGTGAGTTAATGGAAATAGCTTGAAAGTTTCACAGGGCTAAATAAATGTAAGCTATTTGAGGGAAGCGGGTAAAACTTAatcttgtttttctctccttaGGGTTGGTAGCTCCTTCCTGTTGCCCAAATGACCCTAAGGATTCAGTACAGTTCATACAGAGTCTGGATAGTGCCTGAATGGTGGTGCATCTCACGAACTCATCCTTCTTGAAGTATCATCACTTCCAGGGTTTGGGCTTCCTTTGGATCATGTGGTGTCCAGAGTCACATTGCTTATCACATACAGCCATGCTCATACTTTCAAACACCTGTAAAAAAATCAAGACGTTGACTCATTTATCCTGTGGTACATTTTCTGTGTGTCTGAGTGCTCCAGGTTTGCATGTTACTTTTCTATAATCACAACAGCAAGGATTATGTACCAGGTACTTCATgcttacatgtattaactcactATATCTTCACATTTCTATGGGACAAGTATGGCCGTTGCCCCATTTGCATGACAGCAGTGGAGAAAAAACAGATGTTAAGTATtttgcccacagtcacacagtTAAGAGTGGTGGAGCCTAGATTGCAGCATGAAATGTCTGGCTCCAGTCCATGACTTTTCACCACTACACTCTTGCCTCTTAACTAATTGGTTTAGCTGTATAGCTGTATTTTTATGATAACCCATCTTACTTGGGGGAAACAGttacaaaagaatttttaattctaattataaaatacttACCTTTACTTCTATAGTTAACCGAAGTTTTAACTAGTGTCCCTTCGTGTGCTTATACTGGTAATGGGAACTCTATAATACTCGTAtaagatatatattaaaaaatggaatttgGAAGGATGCTTTCAAGTACTCATACGACAAAGAGATTGTGGTAGGAAGTTAACATAAACACTAGAAATTCACTTAAAACTGTACACCAAAAATGCTAATTAATGTTCAATataaaatacagttgaccctaaCATAAGGAACCAATTTGTAACTCTAGTTTAAACCAGGCCTAAATTGCAATGACTGTACCATTTACATAAGCTAACTATCCTAATACCAACAATGGTGACAAATGTAACAAGTTGTCACATTTGTCACATTGTGATAACAATGTATCACAAGTCAAGGATCTTGTAAAGTTGATGATTTTGTACATGTATAGTTCCCTTACTAATGGCAGATCTAGTGAGTTGATACCAAATTTTAGCAAATTAGTTATACTTAAGTATTTTAATAAgtgatgaataaagaagaaaaaaaccgtTACAATAAACAGAACTATGCTAGAGTGCTTCAGAAGATCAGATTTTCACACCTGTTTTCTATTAGCATACAAAAGCTACTAGTGTAAAGAAACCATACATTAAGCATAGTTGATTATCCCTAAGCTATGCTCTGTAGGGGTTATAACACCATTTTtaagaacaataataaaaaggcaaaagttaTAAATCAAACATTACACAAGACTTCTTACTTCATCTATAAAAATAGAGAATGCCAGTGCTTTATTTGCCAGAGACAAGGAGGGAAACATGAGTAAAATAAATTTGATAACATAACTCACATTACAAATGATTTTCCTAAATTAACAACTTTCACATTTAGCTGacctaaataaaaagaaaacaaacaaacaaaatactaacaaaaaaATTTTCACTTGATATTAGTAGGCCAAATCCATGATCCCTCTAAATGAGGGATTTTAATTCTCGAGctgggaaaatattttccttacttAAATAATTTACCCAAGGTGATAAATAAGCCCTTGGACCAAGTTCAGAAGAAATCGCCTCTATCAGTCTGTTTTAAAGAAGCACACAAAATTTTTACTCTGGAACTTACATGAAATTTTCTTGGTTAAATCTTAACAGTAAAGACAAAAAGTTCATACTACTTTACTGTGTTTCAGGTCTTTTTCTCCCAAACGTACCTTCTAGATTTTTTAGGTATGCTGTAGTAGTACATATgaagtttatttcatttaatggaGTAAGATGTCATTAACTTTAGCATCCTAAGGAAGTAGTAGGTGTTATTTAAACTTTATCCTCATTCACCTCCCCGGTTACCGGCagtaaaactcattaaaaaaaaaatgaggacaaaATACTGTAGTCTAGAGGCACCTGGGAAGAGAGGAAATTCATAAAATGAGAGAATATGGCTCTGGAGTGATATCCCATCTTATCGGAAATACATGGAGTCCAACTATAAACCCTTTTACCCTTTCCCTGGCTTTAGACTTAGGGTGTGAGGGATGTGACTGGAGCCTTCACAAACTGCtattttcttccccctttcaTTTGCACGAAacgaaatagaaaaaggagtgcCTGGTACCACGTGCTTTTGAGGTTTAAAGGGCCCTTAATAAACACGCTGTTTCGGTGTGGCAGGGGAATcgaaatcattttttaataaatatcgtAGGAAGAATCTCCTCGAAGGGAGACTGAAGTCACTCTCCCTCCCCAGGAGCCCTGGAGGAAAAGGGAGACGGAAGATAAAGACCCCTACTTGCACGTGGAATCGCCCTTACTCCTCCAACCCTCCGCCTCTCCCGCGCCGGTCTGGCCGCCTTGGGAGGGAGCTGGGACAGACGGCCAGGCTCAGTCCTCCATGGCAAAGTCTTTGGTCTTTTCCTCCTGGTCGCCCACTTTGTAGCGCAGCAGCACGCGCAGGTGACGGTGGTGGTCCTGGGAGGGCAGCAGCGTGATCTCTCCGGAAACATCCGTGTCTTGCTCCACTTGCACCGGCTCGTTCAGGTAGAGGAGCGCCTGCTTCCAGTGCGTGACGGGGTGGAAAGGCGAGGTGGAGAGCACCACGGGTTTCTCCGAGTCCCCTCCGGGGAAGGTTACCTGGAACCAGATGGCAAAGCCGTGCATGGGAGCCGAGCCATAGCAGCTGAAGCGGAAGCGCCCGCCCACCCCGGCCTCCAGCTCCTGCTCCAGGCCGGCGCGGGCCAGCTCCAGCCTGGCAAAGCACTGCGGCCGGGCCAGCACATCCTCGCCGGACAGGCCTTGCACCACGATCTCTGAGTGGCCCATGAGGCAGCGCGTGGCGAAGCTCTCCAGGCAGCTCATGTCCACGCCGTAGAGTTGCTTCATCTGGCTCCAGAAGCTTAGGCGCAACTCCAGCATCTGGTCGCTGATGGGCGCCACGAAGAGCTCGGCGGAAGCCGGCAAGAGAAGACCGCCCTCCTTCAGCCACTTGGTCCGCGCGTGGAGCACAGAGCTCAGCATGGACTCGTGCAGAAGTCCGCAGCCCATCCACTCGCTCACGATGGCGTCCACCTGCTCCGGCAACTCCACCGTCTCCACCGGTCCCGGCAGGACGTGCACCCGGTCCTCCAGCCCGTTGAGCCGCACCACTTCCCGGGCCTGTTGCCAGATGTCGCTGGCCTCCACCGCGTACACGCGCCGGGCCCCGGCCTGGGCACAGAAGATGCTGAGGATGCCGGTGCCCGCGCCCACGTCCAGCACGGTCTTGCCTCTCAGCGCTGCCCAGTTCCGCAGGATGCCCAGGCGGTAGGCATCGGTGCGGACGCGGTCGGCAATCATCTCCTCGTGGACCGATACGTCCGAGTAGCACTGATAGTACAGCTGGTCCCGCTCCCGCCTAGTCCTCCGGGGTCGCGGCACAGCCACCTCCAGCTCTCCGCCATCTTCCTCTTCAGTTCCCTCCCCTCCTTCGCCGCCGCCCCCCGACTCAAGCTTTCTTCTCTTGGGCTGCGACATCTTGGCGGCTTGGGCCGACTCCCGGCGTGCGTTGCGCGCCGCGCCTAGGGCTCCAGGACGCTGGGCCTTATGGTAGTTGTAGTGCGCGCTCGTGCCTCCCGGTTTTGGCTGCTCGCCGGGCGAGTGTCAGCCGGATACCTCTGATCTGTACTCTGCTCTGTTTCCTGCTCCTTTGGTGTCCTGGAATCCCTTTTCCATCCCCTGCACCCACATTCCATGGTTCTCTACgttccttctccttcccttagATTCTCCAGTCTCTTTGGCTTTCACGCCCTTCGTGACGTGGACACGCCCACTTAAAACTGAAAATCCATGTTTTG is a window of Muntiacus reevesi chromosome 1, mMunRee1.1, whole genome shotgun sequence DNA encoding:
- the PRMT6 gene encoding protein arginine N-methyltransferase 6, translating into MSQPKRRKLESGGGGEGGEGTEEEDGGELEVAVPRPRRTRRERDQLYYQCYSDVSVHEEMIADRVRTDAYRLGILRNWAALRGKTVLDVGAGTGILSIFCAQAGARRVYAVEASDIWQQAREVVRLNGLEDRVHVLPGPVETVELPEQVDAIVSEWMGCGLLHESMLSSVLHARTKWLKEGGLLLPASAELFVAPISDQMLELRLSFWSQMKQLYGVDMSCLESFATRCLMGHSEIVVQGLSGEDVLARPQCFARLELARAGLEQELEAGVGGRFRFSCYGSAPMHGFAIWFQVTFPGGDSEKPVVLSTSPFHPVTHWKQALLYLNEPVQVEQDTDVSGEITLLPSQDHHRHLRVLLRYKVGDQEEKTKDFAMED